The following proteins come from a genomic window of Gynuella sunshinyii YC6258:
- the aroK gene encoding shikimate kinase AroK codes for MSKIPNIYLIGPMGAGKSTIGRLLSEEFNLPFIDSDKIIAERAGADIPWIFDLEGEEGFRRRELSVIEDLTQLDSVILATGGGAILKEENRRNLRSRGVVIYLKASVRQQIERTEKDRNRPLLQTDNREEVLRKLLTARSPLYDETADIVVDTDHKLPKNVIKEIIEQLSSREWVKS; via the coding sequence ATGTCCAAAATTCCAAATATCTATTTAATTGGCCCGATGGGAGCTGGTAAGAGCACCATCGGGCGTTTGCTTTCTGAAGAGTTTAATCTTCCCTTCATTGATTCCGATAAAATTATCGCAGAGCGCGCTGGTGCTGATATTCCCTGGATTTTTGATCTTGAGGGAGAAGAGGGGTTTCGTCGGCGTGAGCTATCGGTCATTGAGGATCTCACCCAATTGGACTCTGTTATTCTCGCAACGGGTGGTGGAGCTATCCTGAAAGAGGAAAACCGCAGAAATTTACGCAGCCGTGGTGTGGTGATCTATCTGAAGGCATCGGTCAGACAGCAAATAGAAAGAACTGAAAAAGACAGAAACCGTCCGTTATTGCAAACCGATAATCGTGAAGAAGTATTGAGAAAATTGTTGACTGCCCGGTCTCCACTATATGATGAGACTGCGGATATCGTGGTAGACACCGACCACAAATTGCCTAAGAATGTGATTAAAGAGATCATTGAACAGTTGTCGAGTCGGGAATGGGTAAAGTCTTAG